TCCAACATCATTTAATGTCTCAAGTTTGCTTTTTATCCTTGGTATGTTTTTAAAAAACTCTAATGCCTCTTCCACCGTCATATTTAAAACATCAGAAATATTCTTGTCTTTGTATTTTATATCCAAAGTTTCCCTATTATACCTGTTGCCTTTGCAGACTTCACACGGTACATATACATCAGGAAGGAAATTCATCTCTATCTTTATTATACCATCTCCACTGCAAGCCTCACACCTTCCGCCTTTAACATTGAAGCTAAAGCGGCCAGGTTTATAACCTCTCATCTTGGCATCCGGCGTATTTGAAAACAATTCTCTTATTGGATCAAATACACCTGTATATGTGGCTGGATTTGACCTAGGAGTTCTGCCTATAGGTGACTGGTCGATGTTTATCACTTTATCGATAAATTCAATCCCTTCTATAGATGAGTATTTGCCAGGCAAGTCTTTTGCTTTGTACAATTTTTGTGCAAGCGCTTTATAAAGTATTTCATTTATGAGTGTACTTTTACCTGACCCGGACACACCTGTTATGCATATCAAAATCCCAAGAGGAAATGTCACATCGATGTTTTTTAAGTTATTTTCGCTAGCACCACGCACTGTCAAATAGTGACCATTAGGTTTTCTCCTCGTTTTAGGAACATCTATTTTTTTCTTTCCACTTAAATATTGACCAGTAAGAGATTCTTCACATGCCATGATATCTTCTACTGTTCCTGCTGCCACGATTTTACCACCGTGTTCTCCAGGCCCTGGACCTACATCAACAATGTAATCAGCCGCAAACATCGTATCCTCGTCATGTTCTACAACAATCAACGTATTTCCTTGATCTTTTAACTTTTTAAGGGAATTTAAAAGCCTTTCGTTGTCTCTTTGATGTAGCCCAATGCTAGGCTCATCAAGTATATAAGTGACCCCTACTAATCCTGAACCTATCTGGCTAGCAAGCCTTATCCTCTGAGACTCTCCACCTGACAAAGTGCCTGCATTTCTTGAAAGAGTAAGGTAATCAAGTCCTACGTCTTTTAAGAAATTAAGTCTCGCTTTAATCTCCTTTATTATCTGATGCGCTATAAACTCTTCTCTCTCTGTCAATTTAAGCTCATCCATAAATCTCAAAAGTTCTGTCACAGATAGATCGGTTATCTTATTTATTGGCATACCGCCTACTGTAACAGCCAGCACTTCAGGTTTTAGGCGAGCACCATGGCAATCAGGACAAACAATTGGTCTCATATACTTTTCGATTTCTTCCCTCATAAAGCTTGAATTTGTAGAATTATATCTTCTCTCAAGATTATTTACAATTCCTTCAAATCCATGCCTTTTACCGTTTTTATCTTTCCCGTACAACAATATATTTATTAAATCATCGCTGTACTCTTCTAATGGAGTATTCTCACTATATCCATAACTTTCTACTAGGCTTAAAATATTTTGATATGTGTAACTTTCCTGTGAAACGATAAATCCAGAAAACACTCCATCTTTCAACGACTTGCTTCTATCCCTTATAAGCAACTCTGGATCTATTCTCATAAATTCGCCAAGTCCTGCACAAGTTGGGCAAGCCCCGTATGGACTATTGAAAGAAAACATCCTTGGAGATAGTTCTTCTATACCTATATTGCAGTCAGGGCATGAATACTTTTCAGACATGGTAAACCCTTCTCCATCTATAACATCGATTGTAACAACGCCGTCGGATAATTTCAAAGCAGATTCAATTGAGTCTGTAAGTCTTGATTCGATATGTGGTTTTATAATGATTCTATCTATTACAACCTCAATTGTATGTTTCTTATTCTTTTCTAATTTTATTTCTTCGCTTAAATCGTACATTATTCCATCTATTCTCACTCTAACGTATCCGCTTTTCTTGATATCCTCTATAAGCTTCTGGTATTCGCCTTTCCGTCCTCTAACTATTGGAGAAAGTACTTGTATCCTTGTACCTTCACTTAATTTCATTATCCTGTCTACCATCTGGTCTACCGTCTGCATTGAAATCTCTTTACCGCACTTAGGACAATGCGGCACGCCTATCCTTGCGTACAATAACCTCAAATAATCGTATATTTCTGTAACTGTCCCAACCGTTGAGCGAGGATTTCGATTGGTAGTCTTCTGATCTATGGAAATCGCAGGCGATAAGCCTTCAATGTACTCCACATCAGGTTTATCCATCTGCCCTAAAAACTGCCTTGCATACGCAGAGAGAGATTCAACGTACCTTCTTTGACCCT
The nucleotide sequence above comes from Thermoanaerobacterium sp. CMT5567-10. Encoded proteins:
- the uvrA gene encoding excinuclease ABC subunit UvrA, coding for MAIDKIVIKGAKVHNLKNIDVEIPRDKFVVITGLSGSGKSSLAFDTIYAEGQRRYVESLSAYARQFLGQMDKPDVEYIEGLSPAISIDQKTTNRNPRSTVGTVTEIYDYLRLLYARIGVPHCPKCGKEISMQTVDQMVDRIMKLSEGTRIQVLSPIVRGRKGEYQKLIEDIKKSGYVRVRIDGIMYDLSEEIKLEKNKKHTIEVVIDRIIIKPHIESRLTDSIESALKLSDGVVTIDVIDGEGFTMSEKYSCPDCNIGIEELSPRMFSFNSPYGACPTCAGLGEFMRIDPELLIRDRSKSLKDGVFSGFIVSQESYTYQNILSLVESYGYSENTPLEEYSDDLINILLYGKDKNGKRHGFEGIVNNLERRYNSTNSSFMREEIEKYMRPIVCPDCHGARLKPEVLAVTVGGMPINKITDLSVTELLRFMDELKLTEREEFIAHQIIKEIKARLNFLKDVGLDYLTLSRNAGTLSGGESQRIRLASQIGSGLVGVTYILDEPSIGLHQRDNERLLNSLKKLKDQGNTLIVVEHDEDTMFAADYIVDVGPGPGEHGGKIVAAGTVEDIMACEESLTGQYLSGKKKIDVPKTRRKPNGHYLTVRGASENNLKNIDVTFPLGILICITGVSGSGKSTLINEILYKALAQKLYKAKDLPGKYSSIEGIEFIDKVINIDQSPIGRTPRSNPATYTGVFDPIRELFSNTPDAKMRGYKPGRFSFNVKGGRCEACSGDGIIKIEMNFLPDVYVPCEVCKGNRYNRETLDIKYKDKNISDVLNMTVEEALEFFKNIPRIKSKLETLNDVGLGYIKLGQPSTQLSGGEAQRVKLATELSRRSTGKTVYILDEPTTGLHFADVDRLLDVLNRLVDGGNTVIVIEHNLDVIKSADYIIDMGPEGGDRGGRIVATGTPEEVAENNFSYTGQFLKKILARQ